A stretch of DNA from Desulfurella amilsii:
TTATTTTGCTTTCTGACCATGAAAGTGGAAATGTCTCGGCTCATACCACACACCTTGTTGCTTCTGCATGGGCTGATGCGTATTATTCTTTGGCAGCGGGAATAAATGGTCTATCTGGGCCTTTGCATGGTGGGGCTACACAAGAAGCTCTAAAGTGGTTTCAAGAATTGCTTAAAAAGCTTAACAAAATTCCTACAAAACAAGAGTTAGAGCAGTTCTGTTGGGATACTTTGAATGCAGGTCAAGTAATACCCGGTTATGGTCATGCGGTATTAAGAAATAAGGATCCAAGATTCGAAACTCAGTTAAAATTTGGAGAACAATATTTAGCGAACGATAATCTTTTTAAGTTAGTTATCGTAGCGTATAAAATAGTTCCCAATATTTTAAAACACTATACTAGCATAAAAAATCCATGGCCAAACGTTGACAATATTTCTGGTACAATTCATTCTCATTATGGAATACCTGAAGATTTTTTTTCAGTATTGTTCGATATATCCATTGCTATCGGTAGTTTATCAAATATTTTGTGGGACAGAGCTTTGGAATATCCTATTGGAAGACCAAGGTCTGTAACAATTGATCAGTTATCAAAGTTTGTTACGAATAAGATTTGAAGAAATGTAGTTTTTTGCCATTTTCAAACTATTTGATATTTCATTCAATTAATTAATAACAAAGAAGTGCTTGACAGATATTAAGTTAAATGTTAACTTAAAATACGAATTTTTAGAAAAATACGGGGATTTAATTATGCCATTTGATGAGCGCGAGTTAACTTTCATTGTCGACGGTTTAGGTGTTGGTATCTATTTAGCTGATAGTAAAGGTGTTACGTTGTGGGTAAATAAGGTTTTTGAAGATATTTCTTTAATAAAAAAAGAAGAGGTTGTTGGAAAAACCTTAGGAGAATTAGTCGATACTAAATATTTTTCAAATTCAGCCACTCTTTCTGTTATGCAAACCAACAAACCAATAACGGTATCTTTTGACACTAAAACAGGTAAAAAACTTTTATCTCAAGGTAAGCCACTTTTTGACCAAAATGGTCGTCTAAAATATATAGTAAATACTATATATGATCTCTCAAGTATATTAACGCCACAAAATGAAGAGTCTTATCAATACAGTTTGTTTAATGATTATAATATTGTTGCTCAAAGTGAAAAGATGCTACGAGTTTCAAGTATAGCCATTAAAGCTTCAAATATTGATTTACCAGTATTAATTTGCGGCGAGACCGGTGTAGGTAAAGAATTAATAGCAAAATTAATTCACTATGCTGGTATACGTAAAAATAAAACTTTTATATCACTAAATTGTGCTGCAATACCAGAATCATTAATTGAATCAGAATTATTTGGTTATGAGCCAGGAAGCTTTACAGGATCTGACAAAAAGGGTAAGAAAGGTATTTTTGAGCTAACAGATAAAGGTACTGTATTGTTGGATGAAATTGGAGAAATGCCTTTATCTTCTCAAGCAAAATTATTAAGATTTCTTGAGCAAA
This window harbors:
- a CDS encoding sigma-54 interaction domain-containing protein, with the translated sequence MTDIKLNVNLKYEFLEKYGDLIMPFDERELTFIVDGLGVGIYLADSKGVTLWVNKVFEDISLIKKEEVVGKTLGELVDTKYFSNSATLSVMQTNKPITVSFDTKTGKKLLSQGKPLFDQNGRLKYIVNTIYDLSSILTPQNEESYQYSLFNDYNIVAQSEKMLRVSSIAIKASNIDLPVLICGETGVGKELIAKLIHYAGIRKNKTFISLNCAAIPESLIESELFGYEPGSFTGSDKKGKKGIFELTDKGTVLLDEIGEMPLSSQAKLLRFLEQKEFIKLGGTRLTKVDVRVIAATNKDLKKLILEGRFRKDLYYRLSAITIYVPPLRERLDDIDILVNFFLNNLNEIYKTKKSILPDVIELIKTLSLDGNVRELKNIIERLYFYSINDIITLDDFYQNIGQNRINEIIISENSLKDELEAYEKSILEKYYKQYHSTRKLARFLKISQTSAFKKLKKYNII